In Glycine soja cultivar W05 chromosome 10, ASM419377v2, whole genome shotgun sequence, the genomic stretch TTATATAGTAATGAACTtgatatatatcatataaatgaagtATCAACAACAATTAgattataatgtaaaaaaaattttgtacatttaatatgttaaaatcaaacttgaaaatgatttgataactggttaataataaattgaaatatttatatgaaCTTCATGTTAATATTTTGTAACCAGTGGTGGAGATCCCTTTGTATATAGGTTTGGCCACCCTTTGTGTCCTTCATATTAATACATACTCTtttttggctgataaaaaaataataaattgaaatcCCCAGCAttcttaaaatgaatctttctataaataaattaaatcctacatatgatatttatttgtatttttaaactttatgatgcatttgcataaaaaaaaccctttcaaatataaatgttacagttaacatttatttatatttttaaaagtatattatatactaaattgaatgcaatttaaaaaatcaactaattttaaaattataagaatattgTAGGCTTAAGTTACttaatatatagataaataGAAGAATATTTAACAACATTGAGTTGCGTGGCTTTTGAAGAAGATAACACTGTATTGTTTATCAcctttttatttaaacaataaataGGCAAAATTTCTCCCTAGCTTGTTAAATTTATCATaccattttgattttaataaaatattaaatgaacttGAATCTTAACATGACACGATTATGTAGAGGAGAAAGCCtaaattttcacaaaataaactCTCTATGTTTAGTGTGTAGGactcaataataaaatttgataaaattagaaaaaaaagtatatgtagtaacaatattaaataattttatactatcatctaatcacaaaataatatatatatatataataataaatttatttatttttataataatattatattgtgATTCGAAAATGCACTCTAGTGTCAGCTTATAATAGTGAAACTTTATATCATGTTAATTAAcacatttaatatatatgtttattgaCATTGCAGAAACACCTCAAATTATTGTTGATGCCaaacttattaatttttcacTTGACAATCTTATgtgtttcttattatttttgttttcatacaCCAGGTTTTTTTTGTGATGTTTCAATTACTTTACATgagaaaatgttatttttatgttttattttctgaTAATGTTAGAACTACGTACTTATACACATTATTTCGTATAATTAATCACCTTTCAAATTTATGTGATATAGCTGAAGAAAATGTGTGGAAGAGCTATTTGCTAGTGATTAAGTTGGTTTGATAGTTAACTTTATTGATCTTTTGAAGTCAAAATACTCAATATTTCTGTTCAAAGTCACTCGAGTGCAATAGTATCAGGCATTATAACCTGCCATATGCCAGAGCTTTCCAGGATCAGGCAAAAGGGAAATACCACTTTCACACAGTTCCTCCATTTTATTTGCTAAGCAATATCCAAATACAGTAGCTGCAGCTATAGCCAGTGGCAGCAGATGAAGTACACCTGCAGATAGAGATCTTCACTTTCTGCCCCTTAGAGTACACATGATGTTAAGCTTCAATATGAAGCCATTCTTGGATCACTTTCTCTCACTCGCTCAACTGTGAAGTCTCCAAAGTTCTCTTGTAAGAGATCCATATAAGTCTTAATAATTACTTATTCTATGGGAACAAACAAAgtcaatttttcaattttttttgcttctttctattttaaataatttatactatatGGTTCTCTTTTAATTCTTCTTTCTACAGGTTACAGATTTTTGGACTGTAAATtacaattgataaagaaaaagctCCATGGAAGGAAACTATCTGAACAGAAACAGCACTACTCCACAGAGAGAGGATCATAGCTTTGGTTTTGAGGAGCATCCATGGGGAACTTCATGGCCTGCTAGAAACTATGCTTGTAGCTTTTGCAAGAGAGAGTTTAGGTCTGCTCAAGCATTGGGTGGACACATGAATGTTCACAGAAGGGATCGGGCAAGATTGAGATCATCCTTATCTTCATGGGTTTCTGAATGccctaaacctaaccctaacactAAGCCTAATAATAATAACCCAACTCTTCTTCCACCACCCCCTTCTTCTTCACCATATCCTTTATTATCTGATGAGCCTTTGAACTATGCAcatccttctccactttgtAGTCCTTGTCTCACTTTGTCTTCTTCACCCTCCCCAGCTTCTACCAGTGGAGACAAGAAACCAAGACTCACCCCTTCTCATCATCAATTTCCTCTTTTGAGTCCTCAAAGCAGCCAAATTAAGATGATGAGTGAGAACACAAGGAGTGATTTCAGTGCTGATGAGGAAATGAAGGGCTATGTGGAGGAGGAGGAGCACAAGGGTTTCCAGAAGAATGAGCAAAACATTACATTGGAATTAGGAATAGGGTTGCTTAAACACCAAGAGGAGAAGTTGGATTTGGAGCTTCGACTCGGGCATTAATTTCTAGTCATCAGGTGCAATTTTATCAAACTAATTAATGTATTATGGCCAAGTAATTTGCAACTTcgtatttgttttaatttcttgcACTAATTTGGGAATCCATTTCAAGCTGCAGTTTTATATTATACTctatatgttaaaattttacatttcaaTTAAGGACTCAATCATTTTGTATGCTTTAATTTAGTAATTTGGCGTTAAAGTTGGATATAGCTAGCTCTATCTTGTAGCTTGATATATTCTCCATTGAATAATGGTCGATCCAAGGTGCCTAGAAAACCAATTTGGAGCAATATAATGGTCAAGTACGTTATAGAAATAAAAAGCCACAAATCACAATCAGATGGTAACATTGAATAATTAAGATGCCAAATTATCATAATGTGTTGTATATTACCGGTCTCATGATTAATTGGCAGTCAAATTTTTGCTCTTGGATGGTCTTCGTTCTTCACCTTAATTAAGGGTTTGACAGCCAATGAGCATAGTTCTTGTTTAGTTTGACTGAATATGATTTCCTATATACTAAACTTTCCTCAGCCGGTTTCTCTAGATACATGAGAATGTGACTCTGATAAAAATATTCCTCATAACATCCATGCATGTTCCTGGGTATATGCACCCGTAGCCTTTACGTTTATGTCATGTTCTTTCTTGGAAAAACATACCACATTGAATCATAGATCAGTGAGAGTAAAACATATACTAATATGTTTGATTGTATGTGTTTACAtagtatttaattatcaaaaaattCTCAATAAGTTTGACTGTGTGTGTTTACActttacatataaaaataaataaatcagatGTGATAATTTAACAGAACATTTTCGTTTGAAATCTAAAAATCCTATCAAGTAATTGAATGCTTGGAATGTTGTCAATATGCTAACAACATCGTAGTAAACAGCTTTATACACCAATTTGTCggtgctgttttttttttttttaatattgacaTCATAGAATAAAATAACCAGTTCAACCTTTCTTTCTAATTTTCACAAACACACATACATCATGTATTTAATGCTCCTGCTTTTGGTACGTGATGATAGAAGACCAAAAATATATACGAACAAGAGACAATCATGTGCACAATTACGTAAGCATAACACAAATGCCGACTATAGGAGTAGAATGGGAAAGAGAAGACCCAGAAATGATGTCAGAGTGAGGGACATTCAACATGTTTACAAATTATAAGTCTTTTTCAGATAGAACTGTTGAACAGAACAAAGAGGACAGAGAATGCAATGCGAGAGAGATGAATGCATTGCTACATAGTATATATAAATAGTGTAGCAATTCATAGATTGATAGGTGGAAATCTCAACACTCTTTTTCCCTGTCCAATTGATTCAAAATGGTAGTTTTGGTGTTTCCCAGCATTAGATATTTTTGCATGTTCCCTATGTGATGATGTGGCTCCATACCATGATGACCTTTCCCTAAACGGAAACTCTTAGTTTTTGACAGTACCAATCAAAACAAGAAaggctttttttttctctctctctcttgattGGTCTGTGGAATTCAGAACCCcaagattaaattaattataaaatattaattaattatttcatgtCGTTGTAAGTGTGTAGGGGTTTGAAATTACTTGAGAGGACCGTAAGGGAATTAATTGAATTAGCTTAgaagaattgaattgaattgaagtAGTGTGCATATATAGTGCAATGATGTCAGAAAATGTGTATGAATGAGGGAATGAATTGGTGGGGGAAGATGGACATGTGTGTGTACAACAAATGCTGCTAAAGTGCAGTTTTAGTGAAAGAAGGAAGAATGGGATAAAGTAAGCTAGTCGGCGCACGTCACTATAtatcctcttcttctcttccatTTACTTTAATTTTCCTTCACCCAAACTACCTTTGCCATCAATGACTAACCCCCACCCTTTCCCCAAACAAGAATTAATTAAACAAGATAAAtagtattaataaattaaactacCTTTTGTCTCCTTTTTCATTATGAATAGTCATACATATACATTGTGTTTTTCTCACTGCAATTTACCCTTTAGAATTCTTGTAGACTAGAtagtacatatatatataaccattcACTGTTCAGCGTTCTGTGGCTTAATTATGTTTTGATATGGGTCTCATGGTATTTTGGGTTCCTTcgacaaaaagtaaaaatgagTCCATCTAGTAATTTGAAAGTATGACACGTGAAAGACATTTTGTGAAGGGAAAAATATTCAAGAGTAATAAGTGTGTTTGGAA encodes the following:
- the LOC114369473 gene encoding transcriptional regulator SUPERMAN-like → MEGNYLNRNSTTPQREDHSFGFEEHPWGTSWPARNYACSFCKREFRSAQALGGHMNVHRRDRARLRSSLSSWVSECPKPNPNTKPNNNNPTLLPPPPSSSPYPLLSDEPLNYAHPSPLCSPCLTLSSSPSPASTSGDKKPRLTPSHHQFPLLSPQSSQIKMMSENTRSDFSADEEMKGYVEEEEHKGFQKNEQNITLELGIGLLKHQEEKLDLELRLGH